One Eubalaena glacialis isolate mEubGla1 chromosome 11, mEubGla1.1.hap2.+ XY, whole genome shotgun sequence DNA segment encodes these proteins:
- the RBMS2 gene encoding RNA-binding motif, single-stranded-interacting protein 2 isoform X2 → MAPPSPSNSTPNSSSGSTVNDQLSKTNLYIRGLQPSTTDQDLVKLCQSYGKIVSTKAILDKTTNKCKGYGFVDFDSPSAAQKAVTALKASGVQAQMAKQQEQDPTNLYISNLPLSMDEQELEGMLKPFGQVISTRILRDTSGTSRGVGFARMESTEKCEAIITHFNGKYIKTPPGVPAPSDPLLCKFADGGPKKRQNQGKFVQNGRAWPRNGDMGGMALTYDPTTALQNGFYPAPYNITPNRMLAQSALSPYLPSPVSSYQRVTQTSPLQVPNLSWMHHQSYLMQPSGSVLTPGMDHPISLQPASMMGPLTQQLGHLSLSSTGTYMPTAAAMQGAYISQYTPVPSSSVSVEDSGSQQNQVTVDAPSDHGVYSFQFNK, encoded by the exons ATGGCACCACCTAGTCCAAGCAACAGTACCCCTAACAGCAGCAGTGGGAGCACTGTAAATGACCAGCTGAGTAAAACCAACCTCTACATCCGGGGATTGCAGCCAAGCACTACCGACCAGGACCTAGTCAAGTTGTGTCAGTC ATATGGCAAGATTGTCTCCACTAAGGCCATACTGGACAAGACCACAAACAAATGCAAAG GCTATGGCTTTGTGGACTTTGACAGTCCTTCAGCAGCACAGAAAGCTGTAACAGCACTGAAAGCCAGTGGTGTGCAAGCACAGATGGCAAAG CAACAGGAGCAGGACCCCACAAATTTATACATCTCAAACCTCCCACTGTCAATGGATGAGCAAGAACTGGAGGGAATGCTGAAGCCCTTTGGCCAGGTCATTTCCACTAGAATCCTTCGAGACACCAGTGGGACCAGCAGAGGGGTTGGCTTTGCAAG GATGGAGTCCACAGAGAAGTGTGAAGCCATCATCACCCActttaatggaaaatatattaagACACCCCCTGGAGTACCAG CCCCATCTGATCCCTTGCTTTGCAAGTTTGCTGATGGGGGTCCAAAGAAACGACAGAACCAAGGAAAATTTGTGCAAAATGGACGGGCCTGGCCAAGGAATGGAGACATG GGTGGTATGGCCTTGACCTATGACCCCACCACAGCTCTTCAGAATGG GTTTTACCCAGCTCCTTATAACATCACCCCCAACAGGATGCTTGCTCAGTCTGCACTGTCCCCGTATCTTCCATCTCCTGTGTCTTCATATCAG AGAGTAACTCAGACATCTCCTCTACAAGTACCTAACCTGTCTTGGATGCACCACCAGTCATACCTCATGCAGCCTTCA GGTTCAGTTCTGACGCCAGGAATGGATCATCCTATTTCTCTCCAGCCTGCCTCCATGATGGGACCTCTTACCCAGCAACTGGGCCACCTCTCACTCAGCAGCACGGGCACA TATATGCCAACAGCTGCAGCTATGCAAGGAGCGTACATCTCCCAGTACACCCCTGTGCCTTCTTCCAGTGTTTCAGTTGAG GACAGCGGCAGCCAGCAAAATCAAGTGACGGTGGATGCTCCCTCAGACCATGGGGTCTATTCTTTCCAGTTCAACAAGTAA
- the RBMS2 gene encoding RNA-binding motif, single-stranded-interacting protein 2 isoform X3, translating into MLLSVTSRPGISTFGYNKNNKKPYVSLSQPMAPPSPSNSTPNSSSGSTVNDQLSKTNLYIRGLQPSTTDQDLVKLCQSYGKIVSTKAILDKTTNKCKGYGFVDFDSPSAAQKAVTALKASGVQAQMAKQQEQDPTNLYISNLPLSMDEQELEGMLKPFGQVISTRILRDTSGTSRGVGFARFYPAPYNITPNRMLAQSALSPYLPSPVSSYQRVTQTSPLQVPNLSWMHHQSYLMQPSGSVLTPGMDHPISLQPASMMGPLTQQLGHLSLSSTGTYMPTAAAMQGAYISQYTPVPSSSVSVEDSGSQQNQVTVDAPSDHGVYSFQFNK; encoded by the exons CCATATGTGTCATTGTCTCAGCCAATGGCACCACCTAGTCCAAGCAACAGTACCCCTAACAGCAGCAGTGGGAGCACTGTAAATGACCAGCTGAGTAAAACCAACCTCTACATCCGGGGATTGCAGCCAAGCACTACCGACCAGGACCTAGTCAAGTTGTGTCAGTC ATATGGCAAGATTGTCTCCACTAAGGCCATACTGGACAAGACCACAAACAAATGCAAAG GCTATGGCTTTGTGGACTTTGACAGTCCTTCAGCAGCACAGAAAGCTGTAACAGCACTGAAAGCCAGTGGTGTGCAAGCACAGATGGCAAAG CAACAGGAGCAGGACCCCACAAATTTATACATCTCAAACCTCCCACTGTCAATGGATGAGCAAGAACTGGAGGGAATGCTGAAGCCCTTTGGCCAGGTCATTTCCACTAGAATCCTTCGAGACACCAGTGGGACCAGCAGAGGGGTTGGCTTTGCAAG GTTTTACCCAGCTCCTTATAACATCACCCCCAACAGGATGCTTGCTCAGTCTGCACTGTCCCCGTATCTTCCATCTCCTGTGTCTTCATATCAG AGAGTAACTCAGACATCTCCTCTACAAGTACCTAACCTGTCTTGGATGCACCACCAGTCATACCTCATGCAGCCTTCA GGTTCAGTTCTGACGCCAGGAATGGATCATCCTATTTCTCTCCAGCCTGCCTCCATGATGGGACCTCTTACCCAGCAACTGGGCCACCTCTCACTCAGCAGCACGGGCACA TATATGCCAACAGCTGCAGCTATGCAAGGAGCGTACATCTCCCAGTACACCCCTGTGCCTTCTTCCAGTGTTTCAGTTGAG GACAGCGGCAGCCAGCAAAATCAAGTGACGGTGGATGCTCCCTCAGACCATGGGGTCTATTCTTTCCAGTTCAACAAGTAA
- the RBMS2 gene encoding RNA-binding motif, single-stranded-interacting protein 2 isoform X1, with translation MLLSVTSRPGISTFGYNKNNKKPYVSLSQPMAPPSPSNSTPNSSSGSTVNDQLSKTNLYIRGLQPSTTDQDLVKLCQSYGKIVSTKAILDKTTNKCKGYGFVDFDSPSAAQKAVTALKASGVQAQMAKQQEQDPTNLYISNLPLSMDEQELEGMLKPFGQVISTRILRDTSGTSRGVGFARMESTEKCEAIITHFNGKYIKTPPGVPAPSDPLLCKFADGGPKKRQNQGKFVQNGRAWPRNGDMGGMALTYDPTTALQNGFYPAPYNITPNRMLAQSALSPYLPSPVSSYQRVTQTSPLQVPNLSWMHHQSYLMQPSGSVLTPGMDHPISLQPASMMGPLTQQLGHLSLSSTGTYMPTAAAMQGAYISQYTPVPSSSVSVEDSGSQQNQVTVDAPSDHGVYSFQFNK, from the exons CCATATGTGTCATTGTCTCAGCCAATGGCACCACCTAGTCCAAGCAACAGTACCCCTAACAGCAGCAGTGGGAGCACTGTAAATGACCAGCTGAGTAAAACCAACCTCTACATCCGGGGATTGCAGCCAAGCACTACCGACCAGGACCTAGTCAAGTTGTGTCAGTC ATATGGCAAGATTGTCTCCACTAAGGCCATACTGGACAAGACCACAAACAAATGCAAAG GCTATGGCTTTGTGGACTTTGACAGTCCTTCAGCAGCACAGAAAGCTGTAACAGCACTGAAAGCCAGTGGTGTGCAAGCACAGATGGCAAAG CAACAGGAGCAGGACCCCACAAATTTATACATCTCAAACCTCCCACTGTCAATGGATGAGCAAGAACTGGAGGGAATGCTGAAGCCCTTTGGCCAGGTCATTTCCACTAGAATCCTTCGAGACACCAGTGGGACCAGCAGAGGGGTTGGCTTTGCAAG GATGGAGTCCACAGAGAAGTGTGAAGCCATCATCACCCActttaatggaaaatatattaagACACCCCCTGGAGTACCAG CCCCATCTGATCCCTTGCTTTGCAAGTTTGCTGATGGGGGTCCAAAGAAACGACAGAACCAAGGAAAATTTGTGCAAAATGGACGGGCCTGGCCAAGGAATGGAGACATG GGTGGTATGGCCTTGACCTATGACCCCACCACAGCTCTTCAGAATGG GTTTTACCCAGCTCCTTATAACATCACCCCCAACAGGATGCTTGCTCAGTCTGCACTGTCCCCGTATCTTCCATCTCCTGTGTCTTCATATCAG AGAGTAACTCAGACATCTCCTCTACAAGTACCTAACCTGTCTTGGATGCACCACCAGTCATACCTCATGCAGCCTTCA GGTTCAGTTCTGACGCCAGGAATGGATCATCCTATTTCTCTCCAGCCTGCCTCCATGATGGGACCTCTTACCCAGCAACTGGGCCACCTCTCACTCAGCAGCACGGGCACA TATATGCCAACAGCTGCAGCTATGCAAGGAGCGTACATCTCCCAGTACACCCCTGTGCCTTCTTCCAGTGTTTCAGTTGAG GACAGCGGCAGCCAGCAAAATCAAGTGACGGTGGATGCTCCCTCAGACCATGGGGTCTATTCTTTCCAGTTCAACAAGTAA